The following coding sequences are from one Melanotaenia boesemani isolate fMelBoe1 chromosome 17, fMelBoe1.pri, whole genome shotgun sequence window:
- the LOC121656590 gene encoding type-2 ice-structuring protein-like isoform X2, which produces MPEADVTYADVQFKRPKTNDPFLSSDDTTYSEIKTQRSELPGCSQQQVGSNRKRHVTSERAALLVLSLLLVAAIIALGFTKVKTGSSDQTKSPPPSSCPPPPTCPLPSTSPPPGLNLNEKRLKCEAGWEPHGEKCYYFTTTKSSWKDSRDGCKLNGGDLVKIDSREEQIFLEARLREKMEEAEDKFWIGLTDSEEEGRWLWVDGSSLDTCLKFWNGNEPDDWKGNNGTNPDGEDCVRMGEKGGAADLKCWFDKSCNVPHKSICEKAAETS; this is translated from the exons atGCCTGAAGCTGATGTAACGTACGCTGATGTTCAGTTCAAAAGACCAAAGACCAATG ATCCGTTTCTATCATCGGATGACACCACGTACTCTGAAATCAAGACGCAGAGATCAGAGCTACCAGGTTG CAGCCAGCAACAGGTCGGGTCAAACAGGAAGCGTCATGTGACCTCAGAGCGAGCGGCGCTGCTGGTTCTCAGCCTTCTTCTGGTCGCTGCCATCATCGCTCTCGGATTCACTA aagtaaaaacagGAAGCTCAGATCAGACAAAATCTCCACCACCTTCTTCCTGTCCACCACCTCCAACATGTCCTCTTCCTTCTACATCTCCACCACCTGGACTAAACCTCA ATGAGAAACGTCTGAAGTGTGAAGCAGGCTGGGAGCCTCATGGAGAAAAGTGTTATTATTTCACCACCACTAAATCATCCTGGAAGGACAGCAGAGATGGATGTAAACTTAACGGAGGAGACCTGGTGAAGATAGACAGCAGGGAGGAGCAG ATATTCCTGGAG GCAAGACTGAGAGAGAAAATGGAGGAAGCTGAGGACAAGTTCTGGATCGGACTGACAGACTCAGAGGAAGAAGgaagatggttgtgggtggatgGATCGTCTCTGGACACATG TTTGAAGTTTTGGAACGGCAATGAGCCGGATGACTGGAAAGGTAATAATGGCACAaatcctgatggagaggactgtGTGAGGATGGGGGAGAAAGGAGGAGCTGCTGATCTGAAGTGTTGGTTTGATAAATCCTGCAACGTCCCTCATAAAAGTATTTGTGAGAAAGCAGCAGAAACTAGTTGA
- the LOC121656592 gene encoding C-type lectin domain family 7 member A-like isoform X2 translates to MPEADVTYADVQFKRPKTNDPFLSSDDTTYSEIKTQRSELPGCSQQQVGSNRKRHVTSQRAALLVLSLLLVAAIIALGFTIFNNVGTKRNVTKSEYEQLKVKTGSSDQTKSPPPSSCPPPPTCPLPSTCPPPGLNLNEKCLKCEAGWELHGEKCYYFNTTKSSWKDSRDGCKLNGGDLVKIDSREEQKFLEARLREKMEKAEDKFWIGLTDSEEEGRWLWVDGSSLDTCLQFWHSNDPDDWKGDNGENADGEDCARMGEKGGAADLKYWFDKSCNVPHKSICEKAAENR, encoded by the exons atGCCTGAAGCTGATGTAACGTACGCTGATGTTCAGTTCAAAAGACCAAAGACCAATG ATCCGTTTCTATCATCGGATGACACCACGTACTCTGAAATCAAGACGCAGAGATCAGAGCTACCAG GTTGCAGCCAGCAACAGGTCGGGTCAAACAGGAAGCGTCATGTGACCTCACAGCGCGCGGCGCTGCTGGTTCTCAGCCTTCTTCTGGTCGCTGCCATCATCGCTCTCGGATTCACTA TATTTAACAACGTGGGAACCAAGAGAAACGTCACCAAGTCTGAATATGAACAACTTAAAG taaaaacagGAAGCTCAGATCAGACAAAATCTCCACCACCTTCTTCCTGTCCACCGCCTCCAACATGTCCTCTTCCTTCTACATGTCCACCACCTGGACTAAACCTCA ATGAGAAATGTCTGAAGTGTGAAGCAGGCTGGGAGCTTCATGGAGAAAAGTGTTATTATTTCAACACCACTAAATCATCCTGGAAGGACAGCAGAGATGGATGTAAACTTAACGGAGGAGACCTGGTGAAGATAGACAGCAGGGAGGAGCAG AAATTCCTGGAGGCAAGACTGagagagaaaatggagaaagcTGAGGACAAGTTCTGGATCGGACTGACAGACTCAGAGGAAGAAGgaagatggttgtgggtggacgGATCGTCTCTGGACACATG TTTGCAGTTTTGGCACAGCAATGACCCGGATGACTGGAAAGGTGATAATGGGGAAAATGCTGATGGAGAGGACTGTGCGAGGATGGGGGAGAAAGGAGGAGCTGCTGATCTGAAATATTGGTTTGATAAATCCTGCAACGTCCCTCATAAAAGTATTTGtgagaaagcagcagaaaatagaTGA
- the LOC121656590 gene encoding collectin-12-like isoform X1: MPEADVTYADVQFKRPKTNDPFLSSDDTTYSEIKTQRSELPVCANCSQQQVGSNRKRHVTSERAALLVLSLLLVAAIIALGFTIFNNVGTKRNVTKSEDEQLKEVKTGSSDQTKSPPPSSCPPPPTCPLPSTSPPPGLNLNEKRLKCEAGWEPHGEKCYYFTTTKSSWKDSRDGCKLNGGDLVKIDSREEQIFLEARLREKMEEAEDKFWIGLTDSEEEGRWLWVDGSSLDTCLKFWNGNEPDDWKGNNGTNPDGEDCVRMGEKGGAADLKCWFDKSCNVPHKSICEKAAETS, from the exons atGCCTGAAGCTGATGTAACGTACGCTGATGTTCAGTTCAAAAGACCAAAGACCAATG ATCCGTTTCTATCATCGGATGACACCACGTACTCTGAAATCAAGACGCAGAGATCAGAGCTACCAG tctGCGCTAACTGCAGCCAGCAACAGGTCGGGTCAAACAGGAAGCGTCATGTGACCTCAGAGCGAGCGGCGCTGCTGGTTCTCAGCCTTCTTCTGGTCGCTGCCATCATCGCTCTCGGATTCACTA TATTTAACAACGTGGGAACCAAGAGAAACGTCACCAAGTCTGAAGATGAACAACTTAAAG aagtaaaaacagGAAGCTCAGATCAGACAAAATCTCCACCACCTTCTTCCTGTCCACCACCTCCAACATGTCCTCTTCCTTCTACATCTCCACCACCTGGACTAAACCTCA ATGAGAAACGTCTGAAGTGTGAAGCAGGCTGGGAGCCTCATGGAGAAAAGTGTTATTATTTCACCACCACTAAATCATCCTGGAAGGACAGCAGAGATGGATGTAAACTTAACGGAGGAGACCTGGTGAAGATAGACAGCAGGGAGGAGCAG ATATTCCTGGAG GCAAGACTGAGAGAGAAAATGGAGGAAGCTGAGGACAAGTTCTGGATCGGACTGACAGACTCAGAGGAAGAAGgaagatggttgtgggtggatgGATCGTCTCTGGACACATG TTTGAAGTTTTGGAACGGCAATGAGCCGGATGACTGGAAAGGTAATAATGGCACAaatcctgatggagaggactgtGTGAGGATGGGGGAGAAAGGAGGAGCTGCTGATCTGAAGTGTTGGTTTGATAAATCCTGCAACGTCCCTCATAAAAGTATTTGTGAGAAAGCAGCAGAAACTAGTTGA
- the LOC121656590 gene encoding collectin-12-like isoform X3 encodes MMNRPQSNTEGEAAASRHEKANRSWKLVLLVLSALLAAALIVIYRLAFANVMINQTLQTLKEENEALRKNLSEVKTGSSDQTKSPPPSSCPPPPTCPLPSTSPPPGLNLNEKRLKCEAGWEPHGEKCYYFTTTKSSWKDSRDGCKLNGGDLVKIDSREEQIFLEARLREKMEEAEDKFWIGLTDSEEEGRWLWVDGSSLDTCLKFWNGNEPDDWKGNNGTNPDGEDCVRMGEKGGAADLKCWFDKSCNVPHKSICEKAAETS; translated from the exons ATGATGAATCGTCCACAGAGCAACACAGAAG GTGAAGCTGCTGCCTCTCGACATGAGAAAGCAAACAGAAGCTGGAAGCTGGTCCTGCTGGTTCTTTCTGCTCTGCTGGCAGCTGCTCTCATCGTTATTTACCGTCTCG CTTTTGCTAATGTGATGATCAATCAAACCCTCCAAACCCTGAAAGAGGAGAATGAAGCTCTGAGGAAAAATCTCTCAG aagtaaaaacagGAAGCTCAGATCAGACAAAATCTCCACCACCTTCTTCCTGTCCACCACCTCCAACATGTCCTCTTCCTTCTACATCTCCACCACCTGGACTAAACCTCA ATGAGAAACGTCTGAAGTGTGAAGCAGGCTGGGAGCCTCATGGAGAAAAGTGTTATTATTTCACCACCACTAAATCATCCTGGAAGGACAGCAGAGATGGATGTAAACTTAACGGAGGAGACCTGGTGAAGATAGACAGCAGGGAGGAGCAG ATATTCCTGGAG GCAAGACTGAGAGAGAAAATGGAGGAAGCTGAGGACAAGTTCTGGATCGGACTGACAGACTCAGAGGAAGAAGgaagatggttgtgggtggatgGATCGTCTCTGGACACATG TTTGAAGTTTTGGAACGGCAATGAGCCGGATGACTGGAAAGGTAATAATGGCACAaatcctgatggagaggactgtGTGAGGATGGGGGAGAAAGGAGGAGCTGCTGATCTGAAGTGTTGGTTTGATAAATCCTGCAACGTCCCTCATAAAAGTATTTGTGAGAAAGCAGCAGAAACTAGTTGA
- the LOC121656592 gene encoding C-type lectin domain family 4 member A-like isoform X1, protein MPEADVTYADVQFKRPKTNDPFLSSDDTTYSEIKTQRSELPGCSQQQVGSNRKRHVTSQRAALLVLSLLLVAAIIALGFTIFNNVGTKRNVTKSEYEQLKEVKTGSSDQTKSPPPSSCPPPPTCPLPSTCPPPGLNLNEKCLKCEAGWELHGEKCYYFNTTKSSWKDSRDGCKLNGGDLVKIDSREEQKFLEARLREKMEKAEDKFWIGLTDSEEEGRWLWVDGSSLDTCLQFWHSNDPDDWKGDNGENADGEDCARMGEKGGAADLKYWFDKSCNVPHKSICEKAAENR, encoded by the exons atGCCTGAAGCTGATGTAACGTACGCTGATGTTCAGTTCAAAAGACCAAAGACCAATG ATCCGTTTCTATCATCGGATGACACCACGTACTCTGAAATCAAGACGCAGAGATCAGAGCTACCAG GTTGCAGCCAGCAACAGGTCGGGTCAAACAGGAAGCGTCATGTGACCTCACAGCGCGCGGCGCTGCTGGTTCTCAGCCTTCTTCTGGTCGCTGCCATCATCGCTCTCGGATTCACTA TATTTAACAACGTGGGAACCAAGAGAAACGTCACCAAGTCTGAATATGAACAACTTAAAG aagtaaaaacagGAAGCTCAGATCAGACAAAATCTCCACCACCTTCTTCCTGTCCACCGCCTCCAACATGTCCTCTTCCTTCTACATGTCCACCACCTGGACTAAACCTCA ATGAGAAATGTCTGAAGTGTGAAGCAGGCTGGGAGCTTCATGGAGAAAAGTGTTATTATTTCAACACCACTAAATCATCCTGGAAGGACAGCAGAGATGGATGTAAACTTAACGGAGGAGACCTGGTGAAGATAGACAGCAGGGAGGAGCAG AAATTCCTGGAGGCAAGACTGagagagaaaatggagaaagcTGAGGACAAGTTCTGGATCGGACTGACAGACTCAGAGGAAGAAGgaagatggttgtgggtggacgGATCGTCTCTGGACACATG TTTGCAGTTTTGGCACAGCAATGACCCGGATGACTGGAAAGGTGATAATGGGGAAAATGCTGATGGAGAGGACTGTGCGAGGATGGGGGAGAAAGGAGGAGCTGCTGATCTGAAATATTGGTTTGATAAATCCTGCAACGTCCCTCATAAAAGTATTTGtgagaaagcagcagaaaatagaTGA